In Populus trichocarpa isolate Nisqually-1 chromosome 12, P.trichocarpa_v4.1, whole genome shotgun sequence, a genomic segment contains:
- the LOC7486735 gene encoding UDP-glycosyltransferase 73C25, with amino-acid sequence MASQSHQLHFVLFPLMAQGHMIPMFDIAKMLAHHGVIVTIVTTQLNAKRVAIPLARAAESGLQIKSVEIPFPCQEAGLPNEMENFDMLPSLGLGYELFMAANMLQEPVERLFEVLTPRPSCIISDMCLPYTSDVATKFGIPRISFNGFSCFCTLCLHTIQINKVLESVNSESELFVVPGLPDHIEMATNQLPYAMLDVKDFSAQVSGAEMLRYGFIINSFEELEPAYVQEYERATGGKVWCVGPVSVCNKDDVDKVHRGDKSSIDESECLKWLDSQQPRSVIYVCLGSLCNLITPQLMELGLGLEASNKPFIWVTRGGEKSRELENWFEENGFKERTKGRGLIIQGWAPQVAILSHSAIGSFLTHCGWNSVLEGISAGLPMVTWPLFGDQFCNEKLVVEVLKIGVRVGSEVTIRWGEEEKFGVLVKKEQVKNAVNSLMNDGEECEERRRRVQELRKMAYKAVEEEGSSYLSMKLLIEDIRKHTFFK; translated from the coding sequence ATGGCTTCCCAATCCCACCAACTCCACTTTGTCTTGTTTCCTTTGATGGCTCAAGGACACATGATTCCTATGTTTGATATCGCCAAAATGTTGGCGCACCATGGTGTCATCGTCACCATAGTCACCACACAGCTTAATGCAAAGCGTGTTGCCATCCCTCTTGCTCGTGCAGCAGAATCCGGGCTCCAGATAAAGTCTGTTGAAATTCCGTTTCCTTGTCAAGAAGCAGGATTGCCAAATGAGATGGAGAATTTTGACATGCTTCCTTCACTAGGCTTAGGCTATGAGTTATTCATGGCAGCTAATATGCTACAAGAGCCGGTCGAAAGATTGTTTGAAGTGCTGACACCAAGGCCGAGTTGCATAATCTCGGATATGTGTCTTCCCTACACAAGTGATGTGGCGACCAAGTTCGGTATTCCAAGAATCTCTTTCAATGGGTTCTCTTGCTTTTGTACCCTGTGTTTGCACACCATACAAATTAACAAGGTTCTTGAGAGTGTAAACTCTGAATCGGAGCTTTTCGTAGTGCCTGGACTGCCTGATCATATTGAAATGGCCACAAACCAGCTTCCTTATGCCATGTTAGATGTAAAAGATTTTTCTGCTCAAGTTTCAGGTGCTGAGATGCTGAGGTATGggtttattattaattcatttgAAGAGTTGGAGCCAGCATACGTTCAAGAATACGAAAGGGCAACAGGAGGTAAAGTTTGGTGCGTTGGTCCAGTTTCTGTATGCAACAAAGACGACGTAGACAAAGTTCACAGAGGTGACAAATCCTCAATTGATGAATCGGAATGCTTGAAGTGGCTTGATTCACAGCAACCAAGGTCTGTAATATATGTTTGTCTTGGTAGTCTCTGTAATCTAATAACCCCACAACTGATGGAGCTCGGGTTGGGCTTGGAAGCATCAAACAAACCATTCATATGGGTTACAAGAGGtggagaaaaatcaagagaattgGAGAATTGGTTTGAAGAGAACGGTTTTAAGGAGAGGACAAAAGGGAGAGGCCTCATAATTCAGGGCTGGGCACCACAAGTTGCAATACTATCACATTCAGCAATTGGAAGCTTCCTAACGCATTGTGGTTGGAATTCAGTTCTAGAAGGTATATCCGCAGGCTTGCCGATGGTTACATGGCCACTTTTCGGAGACCAGTTTTGTAATGAGAAGTTAGTTGTCGAAGTGTTGAAGATTGGTGTGAGGGTTGGGTCAGAGGTTACTATAAGATggggagaggaagagaaatTTGGAGTGTTGGTGAAAAAGGAACAGGTAAAGAACGCTGTAAACAGTCTTATGAATGATGGAGAGGAAtgtgaagagagaagaagaagagttcaAGAGCTTAGAAAGATGGCATACAAAGCAGTGGAAGAAGAGGGCTCCTCTTATCTCAGCATGAAACTGCTTATTGAAGATATCAGGAAGCACACATTTTTTAAGTAA